Proteins from a single region of Mytilus trossulus isolate FHL-02 chromosome 2, PNRI_Mtr1.1.1.hap1, whole genome shotgun sequence:
- the LOC134706490 gene encoding nucleolar MIF4G domain-containing protein 1-like: MTRKRKIQFKDDPANLKRFRDEIMHLSEPKTKDSNVELYKHDKSEFSLRGKKKLPRKMKRKEERHMKKARKLAHYQGKQIPKAEDQLKKKKEEEKIERKQKTLEKQKKKKKKSKEKKKEKLKMEEEMKKEDMRAAIQKEEKMLKQLSKQLHLNKRKSKTLPQSFLNDGLDYLLDVVDKDKVTALYEDSDIEEETTAGNKDDSNSDQEVSDEMDDENSDEMDDDQQKKRAIKEIMSHLKKSEAKSILKTSKTVKKDKTIANVKFCEVGEAVVEDDLSDDENLSDEDKDVTDDDEENLDDQNLSEDDDLHNHDESEDERILSNKSKYSTEETDSDESGDILSDENSDTEAAPKLHHNKGDNPESTLKEDIYGRLRDSQGNIVTAATGSYIPPAKRLAMADTMDEKKKLKMERLKKQLKGLINRTSEANMGPIISQIETIYTTNSRGDVNETLRDIIMESTVSSMVTPERLAMELMMLVAILNNNVGMEVGGLFIQELAWKLKATWEDLEGKYLDNIVLLFSHLYNFKVIHCILIFDIIRKFVERFTEKDIELILLVLRSVGFSLRKDDPHTLKDIILLIQGKATSLDKTQSSRVQFMLDVLLAIKNNNMRKIPNYDPEKCEQMKKTARNHAKTSLGTNQLRIGLEDLMNAEDKGRWWVVGSAWEGRSDKHEDVKQTVHTTVLGEASDKILELARKQRMNTGIRKSIFCSIMTSEDYIDAFEKLLRLGLKNQQERELIHVITDCCLQEKSYNQFYAYLLQKFCEYDRRFLMTFQFMLWDKFKEMSHQSEQSRNNLGKIVVHLLVTKSISLSVFKVVEFGTLDKNMVRFLKQVLQEILLDHPDHVMQEVFSRIAPLTKLHLLHEGLKLFMRHFLVGKKSKQEQNKLLIERVSLAEKALSAGHSKFQL, translated from the exons ATGAcgagaaaaagaaaaatccaGTTTAAAGATGACCCAGCGAATTTGAAACGCTTTCGAGATGAAATAATGCACCTGTCTGaaccaaaaacaaaagacagtaatgtTGAATTGTACAAGCATGATAAATCTGAATTTTCATTACGTGGAAAGAAGAAATTACCAAGGAAAATGAAGAGGAAAGAGGAAAGACATATGAAAAAAGCTAGAAAATTGGCACATTATCAGGGAAAACAG ATACCTAAAGCAGAAGACcagttaaagaaaaagaaagaagaagaaaagattgaaagaaaacagaaaactttggaaaagcaaaagaaaaagaagaaaaaatcaaaagaaaaaaagaaagaaaaattgaaaatg GAAGAAGAgatgaaaaaagaagatatgcGTGCTGCTattcaaaaagaagaaaaaatgttaaagCAGTTGTCGAAACAGcttcatttgaataaaagaaagagTAAAACTCTTCCTCAGTCATTTTTGAATGATGGTTTGGATT ATTTATTAGACGTAGTAGATAAAGACAAAGTAACAGCATTGTACGAGGACTCTGACATTGAGGAGGAAACTACTGCAG GGAATAAAGACGACAGTAACAGTGACCAGGAGGTAAGTGATGAAATGGACGATGAAAACTCAGATGAGATGGACGATgatcaacaaaagaaaagagCAATCAAGGAAATAATGTCACATCTCAAAAAATCAGAGGCGAAATCTATACTGAAAACTTCTAAAACTGTCAAGAAAGATAAAACAATAGCAAATGTCAAATTCTGTGAGGTGGGAGAGGCAGTTGTAGAGGATGATCTCTCTGACGATGAAAATTTAAGTGATGAAGATAAAGATGTGACTGATGATGATGAAGAAAATTTAGATGATCAGAATTTAAGTGAAGATGACGATTTACACAATCATGATGAAAGCGAGGATGAAAGGATTCTAAGCAATAAATCTAAATATTCAACAGAGGAAACTGACAGTGATGAAAGTGGTGATATCCTTTCAGATGAAAACAGTGACACTGAAGCAGCACCAAAATTGCATCACAATAAGGGAGACAATCCAGAATCAACTTTAAAAGAAGATATCTATGGTAGGCTGAGAGATTCACAGGGCAATATAGTAACTGCAGCAACGGGCTCATATATACCACCAGCAAAGAGGTTGGCAATGGCAGACACCATGGatgaaaagaaaaagttaaaaatggaAAGACTTAAAAAACAGCTAAAAGGTTTAATTAACAG gacaAGTGAAGCTAACATGGGTCCAATCATCTCACAGATAGAGACAATTTATACAACTAACAGTAGAGGAGATGTTAATGAAACGTTACGAGATATCATCATGGAGTCGACTGTGTCAAGTATGGTCACGCCTGAGAGACTAGCTATGGAACTGATGATGTTGGTTGCTATACTAAATAATAACGTAGGAATGGAAGTTG gTGGTTTGTTCATTCAGGAATTAGCATGGAAATTAAAAGCAACTTGGGAAGATTTGGAGGGGAAATATCTTGACAATATTGTGTTACTGTTTTCTCATCTCTATAACTTCAAA GTTATCCACTGTATACTGATCTTTGATATAATTAGAAAGTTTGTGGAAAGATTTACAGAAAAAGACATTGAACTGATATTACTAGTACTAAGAT CTGTTGGATTCAGTTTACGGAAGGACGACCCCCATACACTGAAAGACATTATACTCTTGATACAAGGGAAGGCTACCTCATTGGATAAAACGCAATCAAGTCGGGTACAGTTCATGTTAGAtgtgttacttgccattaaaaacaataacatgaggaaaataccaaattatgaCCCAGAGAAATGTGAACAGATGAAAAAAACAGCTAGAAATCATGCTAAAA CAAGCCTTGGTACTAACCAACTGAGAATAGGCTTAGAAGATTTAATGAATGCAGAGGACAAAGGTCGCTGGTGGGTGGTTGGATCAGCATGGGAAGGAAGATCAGATAAACATGAAG ATGTTAAACAAACAGTTCACACAACAGTACTTGGAGAAGCCAGtgataaaatattagaattAGCCAGAAAACAACGAATGAACACAGGCATAAGGAAAAGTATTTTCTGTTCTATAATGACAAGTGAG GACTATATTGATGCATTTGAGAAATTATTACGACTTGGTCTGAAAAATCAACAAGAAAGGGAGCTAATCCATGTAATAACAGACTGCTGTCTCCAGGAAAAATCATATAATCAATTTTACGCTTATCTTCTCCAAAAGTTCTGTGAATATGACAGGAGATTTTTG ATGACATTCCAATTCATGCTGTGggacaaatttaaagaaatgagtCACCAATCAGAACAGAGTAGAAACAATCTAGGGAAAATTGTGGTACATCTTCTTGTTACAAAGTCCATATCACTCAGTGTGTTCAAg GTAGTAGAGTTTGGGACTTTAGACAAGAACATGGTGAGATTCCTAAAGCAAGTGTTACAAGAAATTCTATTGGATCACCCTGATCATGTGATGCAAGAAGTTTTCTCTAGAATTGCACCATTGACAAAATTACATCTTTTACATGAAGGACTTAAATTATTTATGAGACATTTTCTTGTTGGGAAGAAGTCTAAACAAGAGCAGAATAAACTATTGATAGAGAGAGTATCTTTAGCAGAGAAAGCACTGTCAGCTGGTCATTCTAAGTTCCAATTATAA
- the LOC134704900 gene encoding uncharacterized protein LOC134704900: protein MKVICLLGILLVAFGLSKSEKCVCLHWANDPESTCLEIHFFEGLIKQNVSIATLDISLITIEEKQICRILTEEERKLGGSIDITTNPDGSHSYGGSIDTPFGGVSGHVHTSPEGHVTGGDGGVSASVGGLGSVGVHAGYDKGKGVSGGFHGSVGVPGAEVGGSLDVNSHGTVSLGGSATSGGTTYSGSVNSKGEKDSSIGQSVPFGKRDAELGEESMNEESEELNMIISKHKLNDDKSGDILITILIPHRSRLQQSRITYR, encoded by the exons ATGAAAGTTATCTGTTTACTAGGAATATTGTTGGTGGCTTTTGGACTTAGTAAGTCTGAAAAGTGTGTCTGTCTTCATTGGGCAAACGATCCAG AATCAACGTGCCTTGAAATCCATTTTTTCGAAGGGTTAATAAAACAGAATGTCAGT ATTGCAACTCTTGATATTTCACTAATCACCATTGAGGAAAAACAGATATGTAGAA TACTTACTGAAGAAGAACGAAAGCTAGGAGGGAGCATTGATATAACAACAAACCCAGATGGAAGTCATTCTTATGGTGGCAGCATAGATACACCGTTTGGAGGCGTTAGCGGCCATGTACATACTTCTCCAGAGGGTCATGTAACCGGTGGTGATGGTGGGGTGTCTGCTAGTGTAGGTGGGCTTGGTTCTGTTGGTGTACATGCTGGTTACGATAAGGGTAAAGGTGTGAGTGGAGGTTTTCATGGTAGTGTTGGTGTTCCTGGAGCGGAAGTGGGAGGTTCTTTGGATGTTAATTCACATGGGACTGTTTCTTTAGGTGGCAGTGCAACTTCAGGTGGAACAACGTATAGTGGCAGCGTTAATTCCAAAGGAGAAAAAGATTCTAGCATTGGTCAATCAGTTCCATTTGGGAAAAGAGATG CTGAGTTGGGAGAAGAAAGTATGAATGAGGAATCTGAAGAATTAAACATGATCATCAGTAAGCACAAATTGAATGACGACAAATCTGGTGACATCTTGATAACAATACTTATTCCACATAGGAGTAGGCTACAACAGTCAAGGATTACCTACCGTTAA